The Cyclobacteriaceae bacterium genome includes a region encoding these proteins:
- a CDS encoding glycosyltransferase, with protein MVCAHDEEENIRQLVPLLLRQDYPNFEVIIVEDRSNDGTYDYLLEATKENSKLKMVRVRHLPEHINGKKFALTLGIKAATNDWVLLTDADCRPTSDLWIQSMASNFQQGKEIVIGYSPYSKEDSYLNSFIRFESLVTAIQFIGWALLGKPYMGVGRNLAYRKDLFLTNKGFNKHLPVTGGDDDLFVNEHATKLNTVVSIGKDSLIPSEPKKTWKAFFYQKLRHLSVGKRYKFSDKILLGIFSLSWVLSWVVVLPLIFILPDYGSFLWAGFFCAK; from the coding sequence ATCGTCTGCGCACATGATGAGGAGGAAAATATCAGGCAGCTGGTTCCATTATTATTACGGCAGGACTATCCAAACTTTGAAGTGATCATTGTTGAAGACAGGAGCAACGATGGTACGTACGATTATCTGCTGGAAGCAACAAAGGAAAATAGTAAGCTGAAGATGGTACGCGTTCGTCATTTGCCGGAGCATATTAATGGGAAAAAATTCGCATTGACGCTGGGCATAAAAGCAGCAACTAATGATTGGGTATTGCTTACCGATGCTGATTGTCGACCCACCAGTGATCTTTGGATTCAGTCGATGGCTTCCAATTTTCAGCAGGGTAAAGAAATAGTGATTGGGTACTCTCCATATTCAAAGGAAGATTCTTATCTAAATTCTTTTATACGTTTTGAATCGCTGGTCACCGCAATACAATTTATAGGTTGGGCATTGCTAGGTAAACCTTACATGGGTGTAGGACGCAATCTTGCTTATCGAAAAGATCTTTTTCTTACGAATAAGGGATTTAACAAGCATCTCCCGGTCACAGGAGGTGATGATGATCTTTTTGTAAATGAACATGCGACAAAACTCAATACGGTTGTAAGCATCGGCAAGGACTCATTAATACCCTCTGAACCGAAGAAAACCTGGAAAGCTTTTTTCTATCAAAAACTCAGGCATCTTTCTGTTGGTAAGCGTTATAAATTTTCAGATAAGATTCTATTGGGAATATTTTCGCTTTCCTGGGTGCTGAGTTGGGTGGTCGTACTGCCCTTAATATTTATTTTACCGGACTATGGAAGTTTTTTGTGGGCTGGCTTTTTCTGCGCGAAATAG
- a CDS encoding DMT family transporter, whose protein sequence is MTISTSDTIKLHSIVFLFGFTGILGKLVSIPAVEMVFFRSFLAAIGMAVLILSVKGTFKVSGADFTKIFLTGFIVGVHWITFFLSARVANVSVSLVGFATASLWTAFLEPLAKGYKIKPIEVIFGLIVLAGLYLIFASDFSYSTGLILGVLSGLTCAIFTIINSQMVKKVDSFTITFYEMSGAFISIGLFLPLYQNFWAEGNQLRLIPSMVDWVCIALLAWLCSVYAYSTAVELMKRVSAFFFQLMLNLEPVYGIIMAVLIFGDEEKMNLNFYLGTLVILCAVLIYPMMRKRFTIHPPSQSSH, encoded by the coding sequence ATGACAATCTCGACTTCTGACACCATCAAACTTCATTCAATCGTATTTTTGTTTGGATTCACCGGAATACTAGGAAAGCTTGTATCTATTCCGGCGGTAGAGATGGTTTTCTTTAGAAGTTTTTTAGCTGCTATTGGAATGGCAGTCCTGATCCTGAGTGTAAAAGGAACCTTTAAAGTTTCAGGAGCTGATTTCACTAAAATATTTCTCACAGGTTTTATTGTGGGCGTACATTGGATCACGTTCTTTTTATCTGCTCGTGTTGCCAATGTTTCAGTAAGTCTCGTTGGTTTCGCGACCGCAAGCTTATGGACAGCATTTCTCGAGCCACTTGCAAAAGGTTATAAGATCAAACCTATTGAAGTTATTTTCGGATTGATTGTCTTGGCTGGCTTATACTTGATTTTTGCTTCAGACTTCAGTTACTCCACCGGACTTATTCTTGGTGTTCTCTCGGGGCTCACGTGTGCCATCTTCACAATCATCAATTCACAAATGGTGAAGAAGGTTGATTCTTTTACAATCACATTTTATGAAATGTCAGGTGCTTTTATCAGCATCGGTTTATTCCTTCCACTATACCAAAACTTTTGGGCTGAAGGAAATCAACTCAGATTGATTCCTTCAATGGTGGATTGGGTTTGCATCGCATTATTGGCATGGTTATGCTCTGTTTACGCTTATTCTACCGCAGTAGAGTTAATGAAAAGAGTAAGTGCTTTTTTCTTCCAACTGATGCTCAACCTGGAGCCTGTGTATGGAATCATAATGGCAGTATTGATCTTTGGTGATGAAGAGAAAATGAATCTGAATTTCTACCTGGGCACACTCGTCATACTTTGTGCCGTATTGATTTATCCGATGATGAGAAAAAGATTTACAATTCACCCGCCCAGCCAAAGTTCTCATTAA
- a CDS encoding tetratricopeptide repeat protein, which yields MKRSFLVLLLFSSLKIYGQEKAMDSIQVRFEKATSVHEKIWILNDAASLMVNADLKKSFEYSQQARKLAIQSQDQLGLAYAILNTGKYYSRLGMRDKAFENYVQALELSERESDDFLKGLVFKVIGNHYYFNNDYKAAMENYRKALVINQKVKDEETVADLQNNIALILINSEQLDSALLYLNSAEIIYTKLHKPGKLANTLTNIGLVNNEMGRYRIAIEFYKKAIVIDQSKGLTLQEASALNNVGHSLIELGKYTEALEFIKKAKVIGEKENFKPLLVNVYKNLVDLNKRRSNFKQALEHHELLLALEDSLYNEVQNRQGIELRTKYESEQKERENLNLVRQAEMNQKQLVVVRSLLIFSAIFAVIVTILAIIYYRLLVQNRKAKNELTLLNQQIQEQHSSIQDQALQLSRANEEIAAMNENLQELVEEKTSKIFEQNEKLIQYTFHNSHRVRGPLTRILGLINLVKIGAIKENETGFLLSEIDNAANELDSVLKEINHSLSSSMVETVSEEKP from the coding sequence ATGAAACGGTCTTTTCTCGTCTTACTACTTTTTTCAAGCCTAAAAATCTATGGTCAGGAGAAAGCGATGGACAGTATTCAGGTGCGTTTTGAAAAAGCCACTTCAGTTCATGAGAAAATCTGGATTTTAAATGATGCTGCTTCTTTGATGGTCAATGCAGATTTGAAGAAGAGTTTTGAATATTCGCAGCAGGCAAGAAAGCTTGCGATTCAATCGCAGGACCAATTGGGATTAGCATATGCAATCCTGAATACAGGTAAATACTATTCAAGGCTTGGTATGCGCGACAAAGCTTTTGAAAACTATGTCCAGGCTTTAGAACTAAGTGAGCGTGAATCGGATGATTTTTTGAAGGGCCTTGTTTTTAAGGTGATCGGCAATCACTATTACTTTAATAATGATTACAAAGCTGCTATGGAGAATTACAGAAAAGCACTCGTAATCAACCAGAAAGTAAAAGATGAAGAAACAGTCGCTGATCTTCAGAATAATATAGCACTCATCTTGATTAATTCAGAACAACTTGATTCAGCATTGTTATATCTGAATAGTGCGGAAATAATTTATACTAAACTGCATAAGCCTGGAAAACTGGCTAATACGCTTACAAATATTGGATTGGTCAATAATGAAATGGGCCGGTACAGAATTGCTATTGAATTTTACAAAAAAGCAATTGTGATCGACCAGTCAAAAGGATTAACGCTTCAGGAAGCCAGTGCGTTGAATAATGTCGGACACTCTCTCATTGAACTTGGAAAATACACGGAGGCTTTAGAATTTATAAAGAAGGCAAAGGTGATAGGCGAAAAAGAGAATTTTAAACCATTGTTGGTAAATGTTTATAAGAATCTTGTCGACTTAAATAAGAGAAGAAGCAACTTTAAGCAAGCACTTGAGCATCATGAATTGCTTCTTGCACTGGAAGATAGTTTGTACAATGAGGTTCAAAACAGACAAGGGATTGAATTAAGAACCAAGTATGAGTCTGAGCAAAAGGAAAGAGAAAATCTTAATCTCGTACGTCAGGCTGAGATGAACCAGAAGCAGCTGGTAGTTGTAAGGTCGCTGCTCATTTTTAGCGCCATCTTTGCAGTCATTGTTACTATCCTTGCGATTATCTATTACAGATTGTTAGTTCAAAACCGGAAAGCGAAAAATGAACTTACTCTTCTTAACCAGCAAATTCAAGAGCAACATTCATCTATTCAGGATCAGGCATTGCAGTTAAGCAGGGCTAACGAGGAGATCGCGGCGATGAATGAGAATCTTCAGGAACTTGTAGAAGAAAAAACTTCAAAGATATTTGAGCAAAATGAAAAGCTTATTCAGTACACTTTTCATAATTCGCACAGAGTTCGCGGCCCTTTAACAAGAATCCTTGGACTTATTAATCTGGTCAAGATCGGTGCGATAAAAGAAAATGAAACCGGTTTTTTATTAAGTGAGATTGATAATGCAGCTAATGAACTTGATTCGGTTTTAAAAGAAATCAACCACTCACTCAGTAGCTCAATGGTAGAAACTGTCTCGGAAGAAAAACCCTAG
- the tgt gene encoding tRNA guanosine(34) transglycosylase Tgt, whose product MKFQILSKDPQSKARTGIVSTAHGDIPTPIFMPVGTAGSVKAVHQRELENDIDAKIILGNTYHLYMRPGLEILKKAGGLHKFNGWSRPILTDSGGYQVYSLSQNRKIKDEGVTFKSHIDGSSHFFSPEGAMDIQRIIGADIMMAFDECTPYPCEYSYARKSLKITHDWLARCVKHFHSTPAAYGYEQTLFPIVQGSVYPDLRKESAEFIASQNQPGNAIGGLSVGEPHEDMYAMTELVCGILPQDKPRYLMGVGTPENILESIALGVDMFDCVMPTRNARNGMLFTTEGIINIRNEKWKDDLSPLDVGLGGHVSTFYSKAYLRHLIISKEILGAQIASIHNLTFYLWLVKQARLKIEEGVFTEWKNKMIKTVSQRM is encoded by the coding sequence ATGAAATTTCAAATTCTCTCAAAAGACCCACAATCTAAGGCAAGGACTGGAATTGTTTCCACGGCTCACGGTGATATACCAACACCCATTTTTATGCCTGTAGGAACTGCCGGATCCGTTAAAGCGGTTCATCAACGTGAACTGGAAAATGACATTGACGCCAAAATCATCCTCGGAAATACCTATCATCTTTACATGCGTCCGGGACTTGAAATATTAAAAAAGGCAGGTGGTCTTCATAAATTCAATGGCTGGAGCCGTCCTATTCTTACTGACAGTGGCGGCTATCAGGTTTATTCGCTCTCTCAAAATCGAAAGATTAAGGATGAAGGAGTAACATTTAAATCGCATATTGACGGCTCTTCACATTTTTTTAGTCCCGAGGGAGCAATGGATATTCAACGAATCATTGGTGCGGACATCATGATGGCTTTTGATGAATGTACACCTTACCCATGCGAGTATAGCTATGCAAGAAAATCACTGAAGATCACGCACGACTGGCTTGCCCGATGTGTAAAACATTTTCATAGCACACCAGCTGCCTACGGTTATGAACAAACATTATTTCCTATTGTCCAGGGGAGCGTTTATCCAGACTTAAGAAAGGAATCAGCAGAATTCATCGCATCACAAAATCAACCGGGAAATGCTATCGGAGGTCTTTCTGTTGGTGAACCACATGAAGATATGTATGCCATGACGGAGCTTGTTTGTGGAATTCTCCCCCAGGATAAGCCTCGCTATCTGATGGGTGTTGGAACACCTGAAAACATCCTTGAGTCCATTGCGCTTGGTGTTGATATGTTTGACTGCGTAATGCCCACCCGCAACGCCAGAAATGGAATGCTCTTTACAACAGAAGGGATTATCAATATTCGAAATGAAAAGTGGAAAGATGATCTTTCTCCTTTGGACGTAGGACTAGGGGGCCATGTGAGCACTTTTTACTCAAAAGCTTACCTGCGGCACCTTATCATAAGTAAAGAAATTTTAGGCGCGCAAATTGCTTCCATCCACAACCTGACCTTCTATCTTTGGCTGGTAAAGCAAGCCCGTCTTAAAATAGAGGAAGGCGTTTTTACCGAATGGAAAAATAAAATGATAAAAACCGTATCTCAAAGAATGTAA
- a CDS encoding SDR family oxidoreductase, producing MAYNLLRGKRGIIFGALDENSIAWKTAVKIKEEGGQFTLTNAPIAMRMGKIKELATQCNAEIIPADATSEAELTNLFTKSMEILGGKLDFVLHSIGMSPNVRKDKLYGDLNYDWYLKTLDISGVSFHKVLQTAEKTDAMNEWGSILALTYIASQRTFPDYSDMAQAKAVLESIARSYGYRFGKLKKVRVNTISQSPTLTTAGAGISGFDVFFDYAKMMSPLGNASGEDCANYIALMFSDYSRMVTMQNLMHDGGFSTTGITEEIIEQMKK from the coding sequence ATGGCATACAACCTTCTTCGCGGTAAACGCGGTATCATCTTCGGAGCATTGGACGAAAATTCTATTGCCTGGAAGACGGCGGTCAAAATAAAAGAGGAGGGTGGGCAATTCACCCTGACCAACGCGCCCATTGCCATGCGAATGGGTAAGATTAAGGAATTGGCAACTCAATGCAACGCAGAAATAATTCCTGCTGATGCTACCAGCGAGGCGGAATTGACTAACCTCTTCACCAAATCGATGGAGATTCTTGGGGGAAAACTGGATTTCGTTCTCCATTCTATTGGAATGAGCCCAAATGTTCGCAAGGATAAATTGTATGGTGACTTGAATTATGACTGGTATCTAAAGACTCTTGATATCTCGGGAGTCTCTTTTCATAAAGTTCTGCAGACAGCTGAAAAGACTGACGCAATGAATGAATGGGGATCCATTCTTGCTCTCACCTACATTGCTTCACAACGCACGTTCCCTGATTACTCAGACATGGCACAAGCAAAAGCTGTTCTTGAATCCATTGCCAGGAGCTATGGGTATCGTTTTGGAAAACTTAAGAAGGTACGTGTAAATACGATTTCACAATCTCCAACACTTACTACTGCGGGTGCGGGTATTTCAGGATTTGACGTATTCTTTGACTACGCAAAAATGATGTCTCCTCTCGGAAATGCTTCCGGTGAAGATTGTGCCAACTACATTGCATTAATGTTCTCTGATTATAGCAGAATGGTAACCATGCAAAATCTTATGCATGATGGAGGGTTCTCTACCACTGGTATCACGGAAGAGATTATAGAGCAGATGAAAAAGTAA
- a CDS encoding YjgP/YjgQ family permease — protein MKIIDRYILKKILSTFFFVVLILMAIITVIDITEKMDKFAKNNLSSQEILGYYLDFIPWVAGLITPITVFIAIIYVTSRMAGHTEIIAILSGGVSFKRFLFPYLMASIVIGSISFALNGWVIPRATKSRLAFELQYFNNRYFFEARNIHLQMAPNVYLFIQNYNNVSNVGYQFSLERFENNVLIEKLTSDNIRWDSVKQKWKLGYWRLKQVNDVFSTTPQSDVSLLVKTGDSMDTTLAISPKDFEAQERSYDGMTMPELNAHIAKLKFRGATGVQMYETEKLVRYATPFSTFVLVFMGVVVSSRKSRGGTGLQIALGFVLAFIFILFFMLSRTFAEAGEISPLVAAWIPNIVFSTITLVIYYFTPR, from the coding sequence ATGAAAATCATTGATCGCTATATTTTAAAGAAGATCCTCTCCACATTCTTTTTCGTGGTGTTGATCCTTATGGCAATCATTACGGTGATCGACATCACGGAAAAGATGGATAAGTTTGCAAAGAATAATCTTTCCAGTCAGGAGATTCTTGGATATTATCTTGACTTCATTCCATGGGTAGCAGGTCTCATCACTCCCATAACAGTCTTTATCGCTATCATCTATGTAACATCAAGAATGGCCGGCCATACAGAGATCATTGCGATTCTGAGTGGTGGTGTGAGCTTTAAAAGATTTTTATTTCCATATCTGATGGCTTCCATAGTGATTGGGTCCATCAGCTTTGCATTAAACGGGTGGGTGATTCCACGCGCTACAAAATCAAGACTTGCCTTCGAGCTACAATATTTTAACAATCGATACTTCTTTGAAGCCCGCAACATTCATCTGCAGATGGCGCCCAATGTTTATCTGTTCATCCAGAATTACAACAATGTTTCTAACGTTGGATATCAGTTCAGTCTTGAGCGTTTTGAAAACAATGTTTTGATTGAGAAACTGACTTCTGATAACATCCGATGGGATTCCGTAAAACAAAAGTGGAAACTCGGTTACTGGAGATTGAAACAAGTGAATGATGTGTTTTCAACAACACCTCAGAGTGATGTGTCGTTACTGGTAAAAACCGGCGACTCTATGGATACAACTCTCGCTATCTCGCCAAAAGATTTTGAAGCTCAGGAACGAAGCTATGATGGAATGACGATGCCTGAACTCAACGCTCACATTGCCAAATTAAAATTCAGAGGTGCTACGGGAGTTCAGATGTACGAGACAGAAAAACTGGTCCGGTATGCCACACCGTTCAGCACTTTCGTTTTAGTATTCATGGGTGTTGTTGTTTCTTCACGAAAGAGCCGTGGTGGTACCGGATTGCAAATAGCGCTCGGATTTGTCCTGGCCTTTATCTTCATTTTATTCTTTATGCTCTCGCGAACTTTTGCGGAAGCTGGAGAAATTTCACCTTTAGTTGCAGCGTGGATACCTAACATTGTATTCTCAACAATAACCCTTGTCATTTATTACTTTACCCCCCGATGA
- a CDS encoding class IV adenylate cyclase, producing MKKMAYKDFTIKAIVTDFSRTESLLKDLAVLKGIDHQKDTYFNVSKGKLKLRQGTIENLITHYERIEDDGMEKTIVYQYDANPTRNQIDSLFQNHKIIGTVEKIRRIYFSGIIKIHLDTLPDQRTFIEIEAIDSSDSIQSEELKAQCISMKRKLEISDEYLVKTGYLAAES from the coding sequence ATGAAAAAAATGGCCTACAAGGATTTTACGATCAAGGCCATTGTTACAGACTTCTCAAGAACTGAAAGTCTTCTCAAGGATCTGGCAGTATTAAAGGGCATTGACCATCAAAAAGATACTTATTTTAATGTATCAAAAGGGAAGCTAAAACTCCGTCAGGGAACAATTGAGAACCTGATAACACATTATGAAAGAATTGAAGATGATGGAATGGAGAAAACAATTGTCTATCAATATGATGCGAATCCTACCCGGAACCAGATTGATTCACTTTTTCAGAATCACAAAATTATTGGTACTGTTGAAAAAATAAGAAGGATATATTTCTCAGGAATTATAAAAATTCATCTGGATACTTTGCCCGACCAAAGAACATTTATTGAAATAGAAGCTATCGATAGTTCAGATTCTATTCAAAGCGAAGAGCTGAAAGCACAGTGCATCTCAATGAAGAGAAAACTCGAAATCAGTGATGAGTATCTTGTAAAAACGGGGTATCTGGCAGCAGAATCCTAG
- a CDS encoding 4-(cytidine 5'-diphospho)-2-C-methyl-D-erythritol kinase: MVAFPPCKINLGLNILSKRSDGYHNISTCFYPIPWTDVLEVLENSEMKFVQTGIPIPGKAEENLCLKAYQLLKQDFKLPSIQIHLHKNIPTGAGLGGGSSDASYMIRLLNELFNLGLSQQKMRDYAFALGSDCPFFIQDHPMMGSGRGEVLMPVNISLRGYFIVILTPGIHVSTKEAYDGVELGMKGHELGNAIQGPLTQWKDYICNDFEKKIFITNPVIKKLREDLYSQGAVYASMSGSGSSVFGIFDKKIKASEIFNENFGWAGEL; the protein is encoded by the coding sequence GTGGTAGCGTTTCCTCCGTGTAAAATCAATCTGGGTCTTAATATACTCAGCAAGCGATCGGACGGATATCACAATATTTCAACTTGTTTTTATCCAATTCCATGGACAGACGTCCTGGAGGTTCTGGAAAATTCAGAAATGAAATTTGTTCAGACGGGCATTCCTATCCCTGGAAAGGCAGAGGAAAACTTGTGTTTAAAAGCCTATCAACTTTTGAAGCAAGATTTTAAACTTCCATCTATTCAAATCCATTTACACAAGAATATTCCAACGGGAGCGGGATTAGGTGGCGGATCTTCAGATGCTTCTTATATGATCCGTCTCCTGAATGAATTGTTCAATCTGGGTCTGAGTCAACAAAAGATGAGGGATTATGCTTTTGCTCTTGGAAGTGACTGTCCCTTTTTTATTCAGGATCATCCTATGATGGGAAGCGGAAGGGGTGAAGTGCTAATGCCAGTGAATATAAGTTTGAGAGGTTATTTCATTGTAATCCTCACGCCCGGCATACACGTTTCAACAAAAGAAGCTTATGATGGTGTTGAATTGGGAATGAAAGGCCATGAACTTGGTAACGCAATTCAGGGTCCTTTAACGCAATGGAAGGATTATATTTGTAATGACTTTGAAAAGAAAATTTTTATAACCAATCCTGTTATTAAAAAGCTTAGAGAAGATCTTTATTCGCAAGGAGCGGTGTATGCAAGTATGAGTGGTTCGGGCTCTTCAGTCTTCGGAATTTTTGATAAGAAAATTAAAGCATCCGAGATTTTTAATGAGAACTTTGGCTGGGCGGGTGAATTGTAA
- a CDS encoding sigma-70 family RNA polymerase sigma factor, with product MEEIENRFSSKALEDFQLIDRAVAGDDKAFAKLLQRYKRPVYHMILKMVRNVDDAEDLMIESFAKAFKSLHRFKKDFTFSTWLFRIATNNTIDFIRKKKINTMSIENTYTDDDGQSVSIDVKDQNPDPQEEAIKSQKEELIQVFVGMLPAKYQKLVRLRYFHELSYEEIAVELEAPLGTVKAQLHRARELMYDLVKNKKEHM from the coding sequence ATGGAAGAAATAGAAAACAGGTTTTCGTCTAAAGCGCTGGAGGATTTTCAGTTGATCGATCGCGCCGTTGCAGGAGATGACAAGGCTTTTGCAAAATTGCTGCAGCGTTACAAGCGACCTGTGTATCATATGATCCTGAAAATGGTTCGTAATGTTGACGATGCAGAGGATTTAATGATAGAGTCGTTTGCTAAAGCTTTTAAAAGCCTGCACCGTTTCAAAAAAGATTTTACTTTCAGTACATGGCTTTTCAGAATTGCCACGAATAATACGATTGACTTTATTCGAAAGAAAAAGATCAATACCATGAGCATCGAAAATACTTATACCGATGATGATGGACAATCAGTATCTATCGATGTAAAAGATCAGAATCCTGATCCCCAGGAGGAAGCGATTAAATCACAAAAGGAAGAATTGATTCAGGTATTTGTGGGAATGCTTCCTGCAAAGTATCAAAAGCTTGTACGGTTACGATATTTTCATGAATTGTCTTATGAAGAGATTGCTGTTGAGTTAGAGGCCCCACTGGGAACCGTAAAAGCTCAACTTCATCGCGCACGTGAACTCATGTACGATCTTGTGAAAAACAAGAAGGAACATATGTAG
- a CDS encoding GNAT family N-acetyltransferase produces MQIKNSTLQDIDTIFDLYTAAIEHQKKVFNKHWLPFDRRMVEKEILENRQWKIIINDEVACIFAITHNDPMIWKEKDKDPSVYIHRIVTNPSFRGQYFVKDIIAWARIFCRENGKEFIRMDTWGDNQKLIDYYTQCGFKFLGITQMGITEDLPKHYQNASLSLFEISII; encoded by the coding sequence ATGCAGATAAAGAACAGTACTCTTCAGGATATCGACACAATTTTTGATTTATATACTGCAGCGATTGAGCATCAAAAGAAAGTATTCAATAAGCATTGGCTTCCTTTCGATCGTAGAATGGTGGAAAAAGAAATCCTTGAAAATCGGCAGTGGAAAATAATAATAAATGATGAGGTTGCATGCATTTTTGCAATAACTCACAATGATCCGATGATATGGAAAGAGAAGGACAAAGATCCATCAGTTTATATTCATAGAATCGTAACTAATCCATCTTTCCGGGGTCAGTATTTTGTCAAAGACATTATTGCCTGGGCCAGGATATTCTGTAGAGAGAACGGAAAAGAATTCATCCGGATGGATACCTGGGGAGATAATCAAAAGCTTATCGACTACTATACTCAATGTGGCTTCAAATTTCTAGGAATCACTCAAATGGGGATTACTGAAGATCTTCCGAAGCATTATCAAAATGCAAGTCTCAGTCTCTTTGAGATCAGCATCATTTAA
- a CDS encoding methyltransferase, with protein sequence MLLAFSLLQLTNGILIIFFLFLVFRFIETNWSYKISKPYQWEEAVRSGVVSKKLKKIERFYRDKVRFYTFWLQINRLKKESVVGALAEVGVYKGETARIIHEIDNTRPLHLFDTFEGFNKQDLEIENSNHTNYSIDFSDTEIELVSKFIKGNDNILFHKGYFPVTAENLRQEIFAFVHLDADLYKPTLAGLEFFYPRLSPGGVIIVHDYNHNWQGVTNAVDEFVKTIPENLMEISDWQGSIMIIKNK encoded by the coding sequence ATGCTTTTGGCCTTTAGCCTTCTTCAGCTTACCAACGGAATTCTAATCATCTTTTTCCTCTTTCTGGTGTTTAGATTCATTGAAACCAACTGGTCATATAAGATAAGCAAACCATATCAGTGGGAGGAAGCGGTTCGAAGCGGAGTTGTTTCCAAAAAATTGAAGAAGATTGAAAGATTTTATCGGGACAAAGTGAGGTTTTATACATTCTGGCTTCAAATCAACAGGCTAAAGAAAGAGTCAGTTGTGGGTGCCTTAGCAGAAGTAGGAGTTTATAAAGGTGAGACTGCCAGGATCATTCATGAAATTGATAACACCCGACCTCTGCACCTGTTTGATACATTTGAAGGATTTAATAAACAGGATCTTGAAATTGAGAACTCCAACCACACCAACTACTCCATCGATTTTTCTGACACCGAAATTGAACTCGTAAGCAAATTTATAAAGGGAAATGATAACATCTTGTTTCATAAAGGCTATTTTCCGGTAACAGCTGAAAACTTAAGACAGGAAATCTTTGCCTTTGTCCATCTTGATGCAGATCTATATAAACCAACATTAGCAGGGCTGGAATTCTTCTACCCACGTTTGTCACCCGGCGGTGTTATTATTGTTCACGATTATAATCACAACTGGCAAGGTGTGACTAATGCAGTAGATGAATTCGTGAAAACTATTCCAGAGAATCTCATGGAAATTTCTGACTGGCAGGGAAGCATAATGATTATAAAAAATAAATAA